Proteins co-encoded in one Daphnia carinata strain CSIRO-1 chromosome 3, CSIRO_AGI_Dcar_HiC_V3, whole genome shotgun sequence genomic window:
- the LOC130685456 gene encoding serine protease inhibitor dipetalogastin-like isoform X1 yields the protein MCRSSYFAESFVLFLVLAGGVRAAWEGSSCPRFCPKENKPVCGSDGVIYTNECDLYRRNCGLEVETVEDKMCTRSRGSFCGNKCNLDRDLVCGSDGRTYLNSCVLKVETCKRGIRLSHVGPCMNATALEEPCPEHCSLTDRDGPVCASNGNVYKSICEMKRHTCGQGVVKTSEKYCQTTSHCKEICWKASKAVCGSDGHIYASSCQMKVRNCGRHVFEIPISNCIPQERAITNCPAECDSAEPEQICGSDGNIYASPCELRMLNCGLMRLFRPNSDKVIAVDWLRCAAKAARCSLLTCKDDPENPDYVCGNDGRTYASPCHLRMASCTRGTELAHVGACMKITPDNQCAESCPEQRESDLPVCGSDGNVYRTECEMKKQTCGQHVIPVALHHCTATESCNNQCDRKVQSVCGSDGKIYRNLCEMRSKHCGKYVYEVPMARCLALAGFRFTGCNRICPTEYDPVCGTDRKTYSNECFLQLENCRSRSLVVKKYHGKCGEPVAEPKAYIY from the exons GAGGTGTCCGAGCGGCCTGGGAGGGCAGTTCGTGCCCGCGCTTCTGCCCGAAAGAGAACAAGCCAGTGTGTGGCAGTGACGGTGTCATCTATACCAACGAATGTGACCTGTACCGCCGCAACTGCGGTCTTG AAGTGGAGACGGTGGAGGACAAGATGTGCACCCGGTCACGCGGTTCATTCTGCGGCAACAAATGTAACCTGGACCGTGATTTGGTGTGTGGTTCTGATGGACGTACCTATCTCAACAGCTGCGTACTTAAAGTGGAGACTTGCAA GCGGGGCATTCGCTTGTCTCACGTCGGCCCGTGTATGAATGCGACAGCATTAGAAGAGCCTTGTCCCGAACACTGCAGTCTGACCGATCGGGACGGACCCGTTTGCGCTTCCAATGGCAACGTTTACAAGTCAATCTGCGAGATGAAACGCCACACATGCGG ACAAGGTGTCGTCAAGACGTCGGAGAAATACTGCCAGACGACCAGCCATTGTAAGGAGATCTGCTGGAAGGCCTCCAAAGCTGTCTGCGGCTCAGACGGCCACATTTATGCCAGCAGCTGTCAGATGAAAGTCAGAAACTGCGG ACGTCACGTTTTCGAAATCCCAATCAGCAACTGCATCCCTCAAGAGCGCGCCATCACCAACTGCCCCGCCGAATGTGACAGCGCCGAGCCGGAACAGATTTGCGGTTCCGACGGCAACATTTACGCCAGCCCGTGTGAGCTCCGCATGCTGAACTGTGG TTTGATGCGCTTATTTAGGCCAAACAGCGATAAGGTGATTGCCGTGGATTGGCTCCGTTGCGCTGCTAAGGCGGCTCGTTGTTCTCTGCTGACTTGCAAAGACGATCCCGAGAATCCCGACTACGTTTGCGGTAATGACGGACGCACCTACGCCTCCCCCTGCCACCTTCGTATGGCTTCGTGCAC TCGGGGTACTGAATTAGCTCATGTCGGCGCGTGCATGAAGATCACTCCTGATAATCAATGCGCGGAATCGTGCCCTGAGCAGCGGGAATCTGACCTTCCAGTTTGCGGATCGGATGGCAACGTCTACAGAACTGAATGCGAGATGAAGAAACAAACGTGCGGCCAGCACGTCATTCCCGTAGCGCTTCACCATTGCACTGCCACAGAGTCTTGCAACAATCAATGCGACCGCAAAGTCCAATCGGTTTGTGGCAGCGACGGCAAAATTTATCGCAACTTGTGCGAGATGCGCAGCAAACACTGCGG GAAATACGTGTACGAGGTGCCCATGGCCCGCTGCCTGGCCCTGGCCGGTTTCCGCTTCACTGGCTGCAATCGCATCTGTCCTACCGAGTACGACCCAGTTTGCGGAACGGATCGCAAAACCTATTCCAACGAATGTTTCCTTCAACTGGAGAACTGTCGCTCTCGATCTTTAGTCGTCAAAAAATATCACGGAAAATGCGGAGAACCCGTCGCAGAACCCAAGGCTTATATCTATTAA
- the LOC130685456 gene encoding agrin-like isoform X2 gives MCRSSYFAESFVLFLVLAGGVRAAWEGSSCPRFCPKENKPVCGSDGVIYTNECDLYRRNCGLEVETVEDKMCTRSRGSFCGNKCNLDRDLVCGSDGRTYLNSCVLKVETCKRGIRLSHVGPCMNATALEEPCPEHCSLTDRDGPVCASNGNVYKSICEMKRHTCGQGVVKTSEKYCQTTSHCKEICWKASKAVCGSDGHIYASSCQMKVRNCGRHVFEIPISNCIPQERAITNCPAECDSAEPEQICGSDGNIYASPCELRMLNCGPNSDKVIAVDWLRCAAKAARCSLLTCKDDPENPDYVCGNDGRTYASPCHLRMASCTRGTELAHVGACMKITPDNQCAESCPEQRESDLPVCGSDGNVYRTECEMKKQTCGQHVIPVALHHCTATESCNNQCDRKVQSVCGSDGKIYRNLCEMRSKHCGKYVYEVPMARCLALAGFRFTGCNRICPTEYDPVCGTDRKTYSNECFLQLENCRSRSLVVKKYHGKCGEPVAEPKAYIY, from the exons GAGGTGTCCGAGCGGCCTGGGAGGGCAGTTCGTGCCCGCGCTTCTGCCCGAAAGAGAACAAGCCAGTGTGTGGCAGTGACGGTGTCATCTATACCAACGAATGTGACCTGTACCGCCGCAACTGCGGTCTTG AAGTGGAGACGGTGGAGGACAAGATGTGCACCCGGTCACGCGGTTCATTCTGCGGCAACAAATGTAACCTGGACCGTGATTTGGTGTGTGGTTCTGATGGACGTACCTATCTCAACAGCTGCGTACTTAAAGTGGAGACTTGCAA GCGGGGCATTCGCTTGTCTCACGTCGGCCCGTGTATGAATGCGACAGCATTAGAAGAGCCTTGTCCCGAACACTGCAGTCTGACCGATCGGGACGGACCCGTTTGCGCTTCCAATGGCAACGTTTACAAGTCAATCTGCGAGATGAAACGCCACACATGCGG ACAAGGTGTCGTCAAGACGTCGGAGAAATACTGCCAGACGACCAGCCATTGTAAGGAGATCTGCTGGAAGGCCTCCAAAGCTGTCTGCGGCTCAGACGGCCACATTTATGCCAGCAGCTGTCAGATGAAAGTCAGAAACTGCGG ACGTCACGTTTTCGAAATCCCAATCAGCAACTGCATCCCTCAAGAGCGCGCCATCACCAACTGCCCCGCCGAATGTGACAGCGCCGAGCCGGAACAGATTTGCGGTTCCGACGGCAACATTTACGCCAGCCCGTGTGAGCTCCGCATGCTGAACTGTGG GCCAAACAGCGATAAGGTGATTGCCGTGGATTGGCTCCGTTGCGCTGCTAAGGCGGCTCGTTGTTCTCTGCTGACTTGCAAAGACGATCCCGAGAATCCCGACTACGTTTGCGGTAATGACGGACGCACCTACGCCTCCCCCTGCCACCTTCGTATGGCTTCGTGCAC TCGGGGTACTGAATTAGCTCATGTCGGCGCGTGCATGAAGATCACTCCTGATAATCAATGCGCGGAATCGTGCCCTGAGCAGCGGGAATCTGACCTTCCAGTTTGCGGATCGGATGGCAACGTCTACAGAACTGAATGCGAGATGAAGAAACAAACGTGCGGCCAGCACGTCATTCCCGTAGCGCTTCACCATTGCACTGCCACAGAGTCTTGCAACAATCAATGCGACCGCAAAGTCCAATCGGTTTGTGGCAGCGACGGCAAAATTTATCGCAACTTGTGCGAGATGCGCAGCAAACACTGCGG GAAATACGTGTACGAGGTGCCCATGGCCCGCTGCCTGGCCCTGGCCGGTTTCCGCTTCACTGGCTGCAATCGCATCTGTCCTACCGAGTACGACCCAGTTTGCGGAACGGATCGCAAAACCTATTCCAACGAATGTTTCCTTCAACTGGAGAACTGTCGCTCTCGATCTTTAGTCGTCAAAAAATATCACGGAAAATGCGGAGAACCCGTCGCAGAACCCAAGGCTTATATCTATTAA